The genomic segment CCCTTTAGAAAGAGGAGATCTTTTAATGAAAAAGTACCTCGAACGTCGCAAGATAGACTATGCAGACTTAGAAAGCCTGTTTAAGTATATAAGCAAAAAATCAGGATGTAATAAAAACCTTCTTCTATCTTTGACTAAAAGATGGCATGATGAATATCTGGATGACGGCCAGGCGGAGCTGGCTTATACAATGCACAATATAGACCATGTGGAAAATACTGCTCTTAGGCTGGAAAAGCTGATCCATCGCGACAAAAAATTCAGAACGTTAGACCTTTACGCTTCTTTTCAGATGAGGCGGTATGAAACCCTGAGGTCTTTCCTTCTTCCCGCTATTTTTGATGATGTTGCGGATAAGATAAAGATGTGTATAGGCTTAACAGAAGACAGGAAAGCAAAGTTTTATTCTCTTCTCGGCAGAGTTTATTTTAAGATGGAAG from the Candidatus Gorgyraea atricola genome contains:
- a CDS encoding tetratricopeptide repeat protein; this encodes MKEAVNSDYFPILEYKAPLALYTGAAVKRLIIYLDERRIPLERGDLLMKKYLERRKIDYADLESLFKYISKKSGCNKNLLLSLTKRWHDEYLDDGQAELAYTMHNIDHVENTALRLEKLIHRDKKFRTLDLYASFQMRRYETLRSFLLPAIFDDVADKIKMCIGLTEDRKAKFYSLLGRVYFKMEDYKEAIRYYLKAEELIESKREDAESQGLDYLKLLNNISFAYFRDGDPDKSTVYAKKVLVRDEDNFYAKTIIKFIDFKYATGKFIPSLED